One genomic segment of Gasterosteus aculeatus chromosome 6, fGasAcu3.hap1.1, whole genome shotgun sequence includes these proteins:
- the sfr1 gene encoding swi5-dependent recombination DNA repair protein 1 homolog isoform X1: MEVTPKAAGSNPLIHSPPHSAEASPRAHKEEKVGRSAICFARQRYLTSRQNKRKLTSPPQHHQKLSSSLRERLKRSRRSFTSPPSSVAKRLCVDEKVEDKNGQQVSADSLETVKYPSSTLPDVDVNRNEKSGSESFSGPISEPTCHPSKDFTQERDRLRREVKDKMETLRRLKMVKMYRNKNDLTQLQTLVDKWRSCAQAALYELMSDVPIEGGKASLSALIDLFGLDDAILHFDRAEEDFTT; this comes from the exons ATGGAGGTCACTCCTAAAGCCGCCGGATCAAACCCCCTGATTCATTCACCTCCCCATTCGGCGGAGGCGAGCCCCCGTGCGCACAAAGAGGAGAAGGTAGGCAGGAGTGCAATTTGCTTTGCACGTCAACGTTATCTAACATCCCGTCAAAACAAACGCAAGCTGACATCTCCTCCGCAGCATCACCAGAAGCTGAGCTCCTCCCTGAGGGAGAGGCTGAAGAGATCGAGGCGCTCCTTCACCTCGCCCCCCTCCTCTGTTGCCAAACGCCTGTGTGTTGATGAGAAGGTGGAGGACAAGAATGGCCAACAAGTTTCAGCAGATTCCCTGGAGACGGTTAAGTACCCTTCATCGACCTTGCCCGATGTTGACGTAAACAGAAACGAGAAGTCAGGGAGCGAGAGTTTTTCTGGACCCATTTCCGAACCGACGTGTCATCCTTCCAAAGACTTCACACAAGAGCGAGACCGCTTGAGGAGGGAGGTGAAAGACAAGATGGAGACGCTGCGCCGGCTCAAGATGGTTAAGATGTACCGGAACAAG AATGATTTGACGCAGCTCCAGACCCTGGTTGACAAGTGGCGGAGCTGTGCTCAGGCTGCACTGTACGAGCTGATGTCAGACGTCCCCATCGAGGGAGGAAAGGCCAGCCTGTCGGCGCTCATTGACCTCTTCGGTCTGGATGACGCCATTCTGCACTTTGACCGCGCGGAAGAGGACTTTActacctaa
- the sfr1 gene encoding swi5-dependent recombination DNA repair protein 1 homolog isoform X2, whose translation MEVTPKAAGSNPLIHSPPHSAEASPRAHKEEKHHQKLSSSLRERLKRSRRSFTSPPSSVAKRLCVDEKVEDKNGQQVSADSLETVKYPSSTLPDVDVNRNEKSGSESFSGPISEPTCHPSKDFTQERDRLRREVKDKMETLRRLKMVKMYRNKNDLTQLQTLVDKWRSCAQAALYELMSDVPIEGGKASLSALIDLFGLDDAILHFDRAEEDFTT comes from the exons ATGGAGGTCACTCCTAAAGCCGCCGGATCAAACCCCCTGATTCATTCACCTCCCCATTCGGCGGAGGCGAGCCCCCGTGCGCACAAAGAGGAGAAG CATCACCAGAAGCTGAGCTCCTCCCTGAGGGAGAGGCTGAAGAGATCGAGGCGCTCCTTCACCTCGCCCCCCTCCTCTGTTGCCAAACGCCTGTGTGTTGATGAGAAGGTGGAGGACAAGAATGGCCAACAAGTTTCAGCAGATTCCCTGGAGACGGTTAAGTACCCTTCATCGACCTTGCCCGATGTTGACGTAAACAGAAACGAGAAGTCAGGGAGCGAGAGTTTTTCTGGACCCATTTCCGAACCGACGTGTCATCCTTCCAAAGACTTCACACAAGAGCGAGACCGCTTGAGGAGGGAGGTGAAAGACAAGATGGAGACGCTGCGCCGGCTCAAGATGGTTAAGATGTACCGGAACAAG AATGATTTGACGCAGCTCCAGACCCTGGTTGACAAGTGGCGGAGCTGTGCTCAGGCTGCACTGTACGAGCTGATGTCAGACGTCCCCATCGAGGGAGGAAAGGCCAGCCTGTCGGCGCTCATTGACCTCTTCGGTCTGGATGACGCCATTCTGCACTTTGACCGCGCGGAAGAGGACTTTActacctaa